GAACCGGAGCTGCTGACCGAAAAGGTCGATCGCTATCAGGACGAGTACGGCCTCGGCGAGGGGCTGGCCGAGCAGGTGGCCTACGGCGAGTACATGCCGCTGTTCGAGGACGTCGTGACCGACGGTGTCGATCCGACACTGGCCGCGACGACGCTCGAGTCGACGCTGACCGAAGTCCGCCGGGACGGCGCGCCCGTCGAGAACCTGACCCGGGATCACCTCGAGGGCGTCCTCCGCATGGTCGAGGACGGCGACCTCCCGAACGAGGGGGTACCGGACCTGCTCGCGGCGCTGGCCGAGGAGCCGGATCGAACGGCCGAAGAGGCGGCCGAAGAAGCCGGCCTCGGCGGCGCCGAGGAGGACGAGGTCCGCGAGGCAGTCGTCGAGGTCGTGGAACGAAACGAGGGACAGGTCGAAGAGGAGGGAATGCAAGCCTTCTCGGGGCTCATGGGCGAGTGCATGGGTGCGCTGCGAGGGAAGGCGGACGGCGACCTCGTGAGCGAACTCCTCCGCGAGGAGATCCAGAAGCGGGCCTGACCGACCGACGAGGTCCCCTTCAGTACACCGTTTTGTTCGAGCAGTCCGTCCGAGTTTCCGTCGGCGGAGATCGTCTTCCGGGCCTGGTACTCTCGGATATCTGCATCGTCGAAAACATTTATTGGCACACACATTGCCCGATCACGTGACCTATGACTCAGACCAGAGAGACGGAATCAGTGGATCTCACTACGGTGTGTCACGTGCGTGCGCCGCTGTTGCTCGAGCCGATCGACGAACAGATCGAGACGCTCCAGGCCTGCGAATCGGAGGGCGCGATCGACGACCTGCTGATCCGGAGCTGGCCCAAGGAAGTCGCACTGTCGGAGGAAAGTCCCCATCAGGAAGTCTTCACGAACTACGAGACGCTCACACAGTGGGCCGACGAGCGCGGCGTGACGGTCCGGCCGCCGTTCAGGGAGCGCTCGACGACCTCTCAGGTGACTGGGAAGACGCGAGACCTCCTCGTGACGCCGCTGCTCTGTCTTGAACTCTACGCCGACGACGAGTTGCTCGGCGTGTTCCCCCACTCCGACGAGACGACCGACGAGACGTACACCACCGACGAAGCGATCGCCACGCTCCGAACCGGCGAACTTCCGACGCCGCTCGGCTCGAGGGAGCCTGCAGCGGAGGAATTCGAGTCGACGACGTCGACGAACTGCCCCGACTGCGGCGGTACGCTGATCGACGGGCAAGGGCTGTTCGGCTGTAGCGATTGCGGGTGGGTCGGGACCGTCACCCAGTCCGGCCGACGCGAGTCGCGGTCGAATCAGCACGCACGGGACAGCGAGTCACCGGTCGTCGAAACGCGATAAGCAGTAACCGAGAAAGCGGCGAACCGGTCGGGACCGGACGGAACTCGTCTGCTACTCGGTAGCGAACTCCGCGCCGTACTCGGCGTCGATTTCGACCGTCGACCCGGTCGTGACGAAATCGACCGTTTCCGCCTCCGTTCCGAGCGCCGACTTGAGGCGCTCCTGGTCGACCCGATCCTCGCTGCTGTACGTGACGACCGCGTTGGCGGTCGCAGCGGAGTCGACTCCGGTTACCGCGAGTTGCTGGTGGACGCCGTAAGACCCCTCGAAGGAGCCGAATTCGAACTGGAGACTATCGTTGTCGCTCGCCTGGTCGTCCGCGAGCGTCTCGGACGCGAACTCGTCGCTGTCGGTGTATAGACAGCAGGCGATCCCGCCGTTTTCGCCGGCGCGGAGCAGGCGATCGAACTCCTCGTCGGCCTCGTGTTTCGGCTCTCGATCGCCCGCCGCCGTCGCGACCGTTCGCTCGACGGCTGCGACCGGATCGAAGTCGGACTCGCTTCCCCTCGAGTAGGAATACGCGTACACGTCGCCGGAGACGCCGATGATCTCGTCGCTCTCGCCGTCACTGTAGACGACGTACGCGTCTCCCTCGCTTTCGACCGTATAGCCGGCCGACTCGAGATCCGTCGCGAGGCCGTCGCGGTCGTACGAGCCGACGAGCGCGTAGACGCCGTCGGCGTAGACGAACTGTTCCTCGCCATCGGCCGTCTCGTTGTTTCCGAGATACGCGTCACGGCCGGCAGAGGTGCTGAGCTGTTGGATCCCGAACGAGCAGAGGAGTGCGACGACGACGGGGTTAGCGACGAGCAGGTCCGTCGGTTCCTGCCCCGCCTCGGCACCCTCGTCGTTGAGCAGGGTATTCATCGTACTGACGCCGATCGCCCCGTAAAAGTACGCCGAGCGATCGTTCGTCGGGAGTACCGAGGCGTACGACGGGAGGTCGCCGACGGGCTGGTCGCCGTCGTCATCGTCGTCGGTACCGTTGCCGTTTCCATCGGACGACTCCGAGCACCCGGCGAGGAGCGCCATTCCGCCGCCGAGTAAACTCAGCGCCTTCCGTCGGTGAAGGTCGGTCATCCCATGTTGCTGGTTACTGGGAACGTATTACTGTACTGGCCACCGAACGGGGCTGTTTTGAGCGGTTTGACAGGTCTGTATCGGTCGATCAGTTTTCGGCAGGCCGCTCCGTTGCTCGTCGAAGGAGACCGAGCAGCGTGTTCGCCTCCCGTTCCGTGAGGTCGGCCCGTCCGTACACCCGTCGGAGCATCCGCATCGTCTTGTCGCGTTTCTCCTCGGGGTGATTGATCTCCTCGAGTAGTGCCGCCCACTGGTCGTAGAGCCGGTCGATAGTCGGCTCGGGGGCCCGGACGCGCTCGAGGTCGGGGAGCTGCGTCTCCTCGAGGGCGAGCGACCGGAGTTCGTAGAGCGTGATCGTGGCGGCCTGCCCGAGATTGAGCACGGGGTAGTCGGCGTTCGCCGGGATCGAGCAGATTTCGTCGATCCGGGCGAGTTCCTCGTTCGTCAGGCCGACGCGTTCGCGACCGAAGACGAGGGCGGTCGGTGCCTCGACGGTGGGCAATCGGTCGGCCAACTCGGCGGGCGTCGAATAGGGGAACCGCATGTGACTCCGGTCGTCCTCGTTGGTCACTGCCGTACACCCGATCGTGTGATAGGTCTCGACGAGGTGATCGAAACTGATCTCCTCGGCGTTCGGGAGCACGTCCTCTCGAGCGTGTCCCGCGAAGCCGTACGCTTCGCCATCGGGGTCGAGGTCTGGCGGATCGACGAGCAGGAGCTCCTCGAAGCCGAAGTTCTTCATCGCTCGAGCGATGGTGCCGACGTTGCCGGGTGATTGAGCGTCGACGACGGCGACGGCCGGGACGGTCCGACCCGCATCCGTATCGGACGTATCGTCGCTCATCGGTTCGTCGATCGGCGGAACGTACGGTGAGCGATGCTCGGTACTAGTTCTCTCACAGTAGCTTCGACAAGAGCGACTCTCGACGGAGACGCTGTCACGGTGGCCACATTCATACCCGGAGTTCCGAACGGGAAGACAAAAAGGAGCGCGTTGTCCGCTCGTTCGATGGCTCGGTGGAGAAACCGGAGATAGTGACAGTAGCTGGTTTTCTTTTCGCCTTTCTTCTCCTTCTTTCTCCTTCTTCGAATAAGAACTAGCTAGAACTAGCCTTCTACAATCTAGAACAGTAATTTAGAATCAGATGCGATCCGGCCTGAGATCAGCGTGAGCGACGTATCGTGGCGCGGTCCGTTTCTTGTATTCGCCGATCATGTCGGCGAACAGTGAGAGAGGGACACACCCCCCTCGCGTTTGTAAGCGTATCTAGGTGTGGGAGTCCTGTGTTGGAACACACCAGTGCCGCGGATGTAAATTCTCCTGGAAAAAGGGCTCTAATTCTGGATATCCCGAGATAATTCTCTCCGGCCCCACACTATTGCCGTTACAAACGCGAGGGGGGTGTGCCCCCCGTGGTGAATCATCGAACTGTTCGTTCGGTCTCCGTCCGAGTCGATTTCGGGCCGCAATGTCGGTATCCCGTTCGCGACCGAAAAGCGGGATTCGCTCTCAGAGATCGGCTATAACGCCCCTTATACGGTAGAAAAACTAATCTTTACATACGCGATGGGGGTGTCCGCCCCGATTTCCGGTATCGAACGCTATTAGAAGCGCGAGGGCGGCGACCCGTAAGTCGCTCAGCCATGCGGCCGAGAATACCCGTTCGAGTCCCTCAACCGGACGGTTTACATCCGCGATCGATCCCCACATCTTTATTTCAATCCAGTTGAAAGGGACGGCACATCGCAATGTCCGCCAACGACGATCGAGACCCGCTCTTTCGGTACGACGATCCGGTCTTCGCCGACGAGCGCCTGCTCGAGATCACGCACCTGCCCGGCCCGGATCGGATCGTCGGTCGCGACGAGCAGATGCAACGGGTTGCGGACGCCCTGAACCCGGCGATCTTCGGGAGCGAACCCAACCATCTGTTCATCTTCGGCAAGACCGGCACTGGCAAATCGCTCATTTCGCGGTCGGTCACCCAGCGAGTGATCACCGAGGCCGAACACGACGACATCACGGTCCGGTACGCGTTCATCGACTGCGGCGAGCAAAATACGGAGGCGTCCATCGTCAAGACGATCGCCCAGATCGTCAACGAACCGGACGCGAGCGGCGTCACCGTTCCCGACCGCGGCCTCGGCACCGGCGACTACTACAAGCGCCTCTGGCAGGCCATCGATCACTGTACCGACGTTACCATCGTCATCCTCGACGAGATCGACATGCTCGAGGACGACGAGGTCCTCCGAAAGCTCTCTCGAGCAGGCGAGAACCGACGCATCTCCGACTCGAGTATCGGCATCATCGGCATCTCGAACAAGATCGACTTCCCGGATCACCTCTCCGAACGCGTCAAGTCGAGCCTCTCGCGGGACGAACTGGTCTTCTCGCCCTACGACGCCAACCAGCTCGTCGAGATCCTCGAGAAACGCCGCGACGCGTTTCACGACGGCGTCCTCTCCGACGACGTCATTCCCCTGACGGCCGCCCTCGCGGCGCAGGAACACGGCGACGCCCGCAAGGCCATCGACATCCTCCGGAACGCGGGTCGCATCGCGAAGAAGCGAAACGAAACGCGAGTCACCGCGGATCACGTCCGCGACGCCAAGGAGAAGACCGAGGCCGACCGCTTCAACGAGTTGATCGAGGGCTCTCCCCAGCAGGCGAAAGCGATCCTCTACTCGCTCACCCTGCTGACCGAAAACAGTTCGGAGAAGGAGTTCCCGACGAAGATCATCTACAACCAGTACAAGGAGGTTGCCCGGCGGCTCGACTTCGACGTCCTCTCCGAGCGCCGCGTGCAGGAAATACTTCAGGAACAGAACTTCCTCAACGTCATCCAGTCCGAGCGCGAAGGCCGCGGCCGCGGTCGCGGCGCACACGCCAAACACCGCCTCCTCGAGAACCCCTCGATCGTCAAGAAGGTGCTCCTGCGGGACTCGCGACTGGCCGTGCTCGAGGACGAGGAGTAAATCCTCGTCGGCCACTACACGCTGCACTCGAGTTCGCCGGAACCGCGATACCTTTTTGCCTCGCTTCCTCAGACCGGATATGAACACCGTCGATGCCGCCGGACTGGGAATCGGGGACGACCACCCGCCTCGAATCATGGGCGTGTTGAACGTTAGCGAAGAGTCCCCCTACGACCCGAGCGTCTTCGACGACCCCGGCGAGGCGGCCCGCTACGTCGACGAGGACCTGATCGGTGAGGGCGCCGATATCGTGGACATCGGCCTCGAGTCGGCGAACAAGCGCTTCGACGTGCTCTCGGCCGAGGAGGAACTCGAGCGGCTTCACGTCGCGCTCGAAACCATCGAGAGCGTCTCCGGAGACGCGATCTTCTCGATCGAGACGCGCTACGCGGACGTGGCCGACGAGGCGCTTTCGCAGGGGTTCGACATGGTCAACGACATCTGCGGGTTCGCCGATCCGGAGATGCCCGCGGTCTGTGAGGACCACGATGTCGCGGTCGCGAAGATGGCGAGTCCGCCGGATATCGAACGGCCGGGTGCGGTCGAGGAGACGGACTGGGCGGCGCGGAAGTCACCGGAGTGGGCGTCGCAGGCAGACTACGTCGATCAGGTCTACGAGGCACTGAAACAGAACGGGCTGACGGACAAGACGATTATCGACCCCGCGTTCGGCGGGTGGAGCGAGGCGCAAACGGTCGCGGACGACCGCGAGACCTTCCGCCGACTTCGGGAGTTCCGGGCCCTCGATCGGCCGATGCTGGTTTCGATCAACCGGAAGAACTTCCTCGGGGAGATCGCGGACCGCGAGACCGAGGAGCGACTCCCGGTCAGCCTCGCGGCGACCTCGATGGCCGTCGAGCGCGGCGCACACGTGATCCGAACACACGACGTTGCCGAAACCAGGGACGCAGCACTGATCGGAAAGGCCTTCACCGAGCGGTCGAGCGCTACCGCCGAGGGAGTCACGGTTTCGCAACTGGACGTTCGCTCGACTCGCGAGTTTCGGGCCCAGCTCAGAGAGCGTGGGATCGATCCCGCGTTCGCCGACGACTGGCAGACCCAACTCCTCGAGGTCGAGGGTCTCGACGCCGACGCCAGCGAGCGATTGATTTCGATCGCGACCGAGCACGGCGTGGACGTCCAACGCGCGTCTGACGTGCGACTTATTCTCATGGGATCGACGGGATCCGTTTCCGATGTATCAGGACGCCTGAGTGAAGAAAACGGACGTCTCGGTCGTCTCGGGGAGAAGCTGTCAACACTGCTGCGTTAAGAGAAAGCTTATGCCGGATGCTTCGAAAGGGGGGAGTGGACGCCGGGCGGCCTCCCGGGTAGGGGTACTTTGGAGGCGACCCCCGGCCCATAACACGGAATTATTGTGGTGCTACGTTGCCCAGTGACGACCAGGTCCTTCGCCCGGTAGTGACACGGATCATATAGGTATGGGCGCTGCCGTCGCCATCGATCGGGCCGGCTGTCGATACCGAACACCCAAATCCGTAGAGCGACGAGCACGGATAGCGACATGGAGTTCGACGAGTGGGAGCCGGTTTACGACGCGATCCTTCGAGATTTCGGCTACGACCGAGCCGGCGACGAGCGGGGACGTGATCTCCTCGCAGCCCGCCTCGAGGAGTCGTTCGACCCGACCGAACTGCCGATCGACCCCGACACGACCGTCGCCATCGCCGGTGCCGGTCCGTCCCTCGAGACCGAAGCGAACCTCGAGCGGGCTCGCGAGGCCGACGTGGTCGTCGCCGCGTCGACAGCCGTGGATACCCTCGCGAGCCACGGTATCGACGCCGACTGCATGGTGACCGACCTCGACAAGAACCCGGAGACGGTCGAACGACTCACGGCGGACGACGTTCCGGTCGCGGTTCACGGCCACGGGGACAATCTCGAGGCGATACGCGACGTCGTCCCGAACTGTGACGATGCGTACGTGCTCCCGACGACGCAGGCCGCACCGCGCGGACCGGTTCGGAACTTCGGCGGGTTTACCGACGGAGATCGGGCGGCGTTCCTCGCCGATCATCTCGGGGCCGGCCGACTGACCTTCGTCGGCTGGGATTTCGACGATCCCGGGGTCGATACGCCGAAAGCGCGCAAACTCGAGTGGGCCGAGCGCCTCCTCGCCTGGCTCGAGTCGCGCCGGACCGAACGGTTCGCGGTACTCGACGGACGACGTGACGCGATCGACACCGGTGTCCTCCCGATCGAGTAGCGCCGACTCGATGACACCTCACGCCGCAGTCACTCGATTCGGTATTCGACGATGTCGGTGCCGCCACAGGCCGGACACGTCGTCGCTGACTCGAGGGTCATCCCACATCGACGACACTCCTCGATGATGGATCGATCGTTTACTCGGCCGAGAACGGCCGCGAGCGCTTTTCGTATCGGTGACCGCGTCGTAGTACCGTTTTCCTGGCTCTGCATGCTCGTTCAGTCTCGGATATCACAATTCGTTATTGTCTAGTTATACGCACAGTCACGGTAGCGTTGATCCCCGAAACGAAGTAATCAGTGCCTACGGCCTTCGAGTTACTACTTCTGGGCTGTGTCGCGAAGGGTCCGTATCGACCGGGGTCGACGAACTGCGATGTCGACCTGAGACGACTGTCGGGTATTTCGCCGCTGTCCCGGTCCCCTTTGCCTTAGACCGTCACCTCCGAAAACCGCCGTCGTGGAGCACATAATGAAAAAATGTTGGTAATAACGGTTAAGACGATTAGGTGATCACGATACGACGTGGATCAACGACTCATCGCAACGACGCCGTTTATACTCTATCTGGCACTCTGTGGGTTGTTCGGGATCGCCCTGTCGACGGCCGATGCCCCCCTCACTCAGGGCCAACCGGCGTTTATCGCCACCGTCGGCCTGGTCGGGCCGCTCGTCGCGATCGGGTTGATCTGGGCGCAAAATTACTCGTACGGTGCGCCAGTTCTCGTCTCGACGATGCTCACCAACGCCTGGTTCGTCACCTACTTCTTTTTCATTCACGACAACCCGGCGAACGTCTTCGCGGTCTCTGGAACCGGCGCGACAGCGCTTCTCGCTGGAACCGTGGGCCTCATCGCAGGCTCGCTGTTGACCGCCGGCGTGGGCTGTTGGCTGTGGTACCGCGAGAGCCCGGGATTCCGATCGGCAATCCACCGACTTGTGGGTCCGTCGGACGCGCGGAACTGATCGAAACAGCGATCATGCGGCCTCCCTTCTCTCGTCGGGAGACTCGATCTAGTGTTGAGGCGGGCCGCTGAAATGGCGGATCGTTGCCGAGAACGGTCCGTTACGTGGGCTGGTATCCGCTATCTTATCGAATAATGCTTACAAACACGATTTACACGCGAGCAAGGTGTATTAATATAATTATGAATTTA
This portion of the Natrinema salinisoli genome encodes:
- a CDS encoding HTH domain-containing protein, whose protein sequence is MTQTRETESVDLTTVCHVRAPLLLEPIDEQIETLQACESEGAIDDLLIRSWPKEVALSEESPHQEVFTNYETLTQWADERGVTVRPPFRERSTTSQVTGKTRDLLVTPLLCLELYADDELLGVFPHSDETTDETYTTDEAIATLRTGELPTPLGSREPAAEEFESTTSTNCPDCGGTLIDGQGLFGCSDCGWVGTVTQSGRRESRSNQHARDSESPVVETR
- a CDS encoding RNA methyltransferase translates to MSDDTSDTDAGRTVPAVAVVDAQSPGNVGTIARAMKNFGFEELLLVDPPDLDPDGEAYGFAGHAREDVLPNAEEISFDHLVETYHTIGCTAVTNEDDRSHMRFPYSTPAELADRLPTVEAPTALVFGRERVGLTNEELARIDEICSIPANADYPVLNLGQAATITLYELRSLALEETQLPDLERVRAPEPTIDRLYDQWAALLEEINHPEEKRDKTMRMLRRVYGRADLTEREANTLLGLLRRATERPAEN
- a CDS encoding Cdc6/Cdc18 family protein — translated: MSANDDRDPLFRYDDPVFADERLLEITHLPGPDRIVGRDEQMQRVADALNPAIFGSEPNHLFIFGKTGTGKSLISRSVTQRVITEAEHDDITVRYAFIDCGEQNTEASIVKTIAQIVNEPDASGVTVPDRGLGTGDYYKRLWQAIDHCTDVTIVILDEIDMLEDDEVLRKLSRAGENRRISDSSIGIIGISNKIDFPDHLSERVKSSLSRDELVFSPYDANQLVEILEKRRDAFHDGVLSDDVIPLTAALAAQEHGDARKAIDILRNAGRIAKKRNETRVTADHVRDAKEKTEADRFNELIEGSPQQAKAILYSLTLLTENSSEKEFPTKIIYNQYKEVARRLDFDVLSERRVQEILQEQNFLNVIQSEREGRGRGRGAHAKHRLLENPSIVKKVLLRDSRLAVLEDEE
- the folP gene encoding dihydropteroate synthase, which codes for MNTVDAAGLGIGDDHPPRIMGVLNVSEESPYDPSVFDDPGEAARYVDEDLIGEGADIVDIGLESANKRFDVLSAEEELERLHVALETIESVSGDAIFSIETRYADVADEALSQGFDMVNDICGFADPEMPAVCEDHDVAVAKMASPPDIERPGAVEETDWAARKSPEWASQADYVDQVYEALKQNGLTDKTIIDPAFGGWSEAQTVADDRETFRRLREFRALDRPMLVSINRKNFLGEIADRETEERLPVSLAATSMAVERGAHVIRTHDVAETRDAALIGKAFTERSSATAEGVTVSQLDVRSTREFRAQLRERGIDPAFADDWQTQLLEVEGLDADASERLISIATEHGVDVQRASDVRLILMGSTGSVSDVSGRLSEENGRLGRLGEKLSTLLR
- a CDS encoding 6-hydroxymethylpterin diphosphokinase MptE-like protein translates to MEFDEWEPVYDAILRDFGYDRAGDERGRDLLAARLEESFDPTELPIDPDTTVAIAGAGPSLETEANLERAREADVVVAASTAVDTLASHGIDADCMVTDLDKNPETVERLTADDVPVAVHGHGDNLEAIRDVVPNCDDAYVLPTTQAAPRGPVRNFGGFTDGDRAAFLADHLGAGRLTFVGWDFDDPGVDTPKARKLEWAERLLAWLESRRTERFAVLDGRRDAIDTGVLPIE